In Ostrinia nubilalis chromosome 12, ilOstNubi1.1, whole genome shotgun sequence, one DNA window encodes the following:
- the LOC135077004 gene encoding peroxisomal membrane protein 11C-like: protein MSSAVEDICELLDSYNGRDKVVRLACYAFKLYGCIHNDKAWQTAGSRLSGARLILRLFDDIPMIRHTYSYGLGRHESSTTAAILGVLANTVDQAFLPVEKACWLHEVGILKLQPNTAYVLETVSTALWAASLYISLIQTGRSIRQLWWSRDCLQNSSEDGGADARRNLDVRLVLQAITAGKLCLDITHAVSCLPEGWLWGEKIGATKVAAIATTSSVIGIAMYFARKRLLK from the exons ATGTCTTCAGCTGTTGAAGATATTTGCGAACTATTAGATAGTTATAATGGTAGAGATAAG GTCGTGCGACTAGCGTGCTATGCCTTCAAGCTGTATGGCTGCATTCACAATGACAAGGCTTGGCAGACGGCGGGCTCCCGCCTCTCCGGCGCCCGGCTCATACTGCGGCTCTTTGACGACATCCCTATGATCAGGCACACATACTCATACGGATTAGGACGACAT GAGTCTTCAACAACAGCAGCAATCCTTGGAGTCCTTGCCAACACAGTGGACCAGGCGTTTCTGCCGGTGGAGAAAGCCTGCTGGCTCCACGAAGTCGGCATCCTCAAGCTTCAGCCCAACACCGCTTATGTGCTTGAGACCGTCAGCACAGCGCTCTGGGCAGCCAGCCTTTACATATCACTGATACA GACTGGGCGGTCGATAAGACAGCTGTGGTGGAGCCGCGACTGCCTGCAGAACTCCTCAGAAGATGGCGGAGCTGATGCGAGAAGGAACCTGGACGTCAGACTGGTCTTACAGGCCATTACAGCTGGGAAACTTTGTCTCGACATCACACATGCCGTCAGCTGCCTCCCTGAAGGCTGGTTATGGGGAGAAAAGATCGGTGCCACAAAGGTCGCCGCGATAGCCACGACATCCTCTGTGATCGGTATTGCCATGTACTTTGCCAGAAAACGACTTTTAAAGTAA